The genomic interval TGATTATGATGGCAGTTTGCAGCCCAATCTGGCGACAAAATGGACACATACCAATTGGAAACAGATGCAGGAAAAGTGATAGATTAAATAGGGGGACCGTAGGTGCGTTTTTTCTGGCCTGCGTAATATGATGCTTCTGCCGCATTCGGCGGCCTGTAGCCAAGCGCCGAATGCAGGTAACTGCCGTTGTATCCTTCTATCCAGCTTTCCGGTTCCTTCGCCAGCTCTTGCGGACTCTGCCATTCTTTCAGCCAGATAAGCTCTTCTTTCAGTGTCCTGAACATCCGTTCCGTGTCCGCGTTACCTTTCGGGTTGTTATAGCCCGTGAACGCCTGCTTCACGCCCATTGCCGCGCACGCTTCCATAAATCCCGCCGAGGTCGGCTGGCTCCCGTTATCGCTCATCAGGTTTACGCCGTGTCCCCGTATGCCGTCAGGGAACTGCTGGTTTGCAGCCATGTTCAGCGCCATCAGCCAGTGCTTTGCGCGGCTTATCCAGCAAAGCTTCACGCACCAGTCTATGTGGATAATATAGAGAAATTGCACAGCATGGCGTTTCTGCTTTCCTTCGACATAGGTCCTCGGGCACTTGCAAAAAAATCCGCCTCGTGCTATATATGTGTATGAGGATATCATGATGCGGAAAAATAGCGTCTTTTTCGCGCTGGCTTTTGCGGCTTTTGTGTGCGCCGCGCCGCGCTGCGCGTCCGCGTCAACCGTGTTATCCGAGCTTAAGGGCCTGGGCGGGGACATCGCCGAGCCGCCCATGCCGCAGGACCCCAAACCCGACAACGATTTGCAGCCCGGCCGGGAAAGCGAATGGACGGTGATGGTCTATATCAACGGCAAAACCGACCCCCGGGGCGAGGTTGACCAGGCCATAAAAAGCATGGAGCAGGCCGGCTCCACCAAGGACGTCAAGATAGTCGTGGAGGCCTCCCGCAACGACTGGAACGACAACGGCAGGATCTGGTCCGGCAGCAAGCGGCTTTTCATCGCAAATCCCGAAGACAATCTGCGCACGGTGACGCTCCAGAGCAAGGAGCGCTCCGACAAAGACGACTGGCGCAATATAGCCAAATTCGCGGTCTATGCGAAGAAAAATTTCCCTGCCCGGCATTACATGGTGGTCCTCTGGGACAGGGCCGCGCTGAAACCGCTGCAGAAAAGCTCCGCCGGCGCCCGCGACGGCGACGCGGAGGATGCCGAATCCTCCGGCGCGGAAATAGGCGGCGGGGGGGACAACACGGTGGTGGAGATGGGCGAGGTCATGCAGCGCATTTCGCGCACGCTGCGCAAGAAGATAGACATATTCGCGCTGGACGCCGGCAACATGGCCGACGCCTCCGTGAACGCGCAGATATACAATAACACCGAGTATATCGTTTCCGCGCAGGGAGACTGCTTCAATCTCCGCTACGAAAAATTTCTGGGCGCGCTGCGCAAGTCGCCTTTCATGCAGGGCGATGATGTGGCCAAGTCGGCAGTGTTCTCATACCGGGACTATTACAGCGTGGCCAGCAAAAAGCCCACCACCCTTTCCGCCGTCAAGTCGGAGAAAATGCGCGAGCTGGCGCAGTCGCTGCGCAGCTTGTCGGAAAAGGGGCGCAGGCAGGGCGATGTGTCCGCCATGAAAAAACTGCGCCCGCTGGAGTTTGAATTCAAGGATGAATCCGGCCAGACCAACACAGATTTCAAGGATTTGGGCGATTTCGCCAAACTTGGTTCCGGCGCCAAATCCGGCGTGAAGGACGCTCCCCTGCGCCAGGCGCTCAAAAACATCAGGCGCGCGCTGTCGGGGCAGTCGCTGGTGATAGCCAACGGTCCGACGGGGAAATACAGGGGCAAGGCCACCGGCATTTCCGTCTATCTGCCGAAGAAGGATTACAAGAACGAGTTTGACGCCACCGCTCTGGCCAAGGATTCGGACTGGGACAAGTTCGCAAAGAAACTGGCCGGCAAAGACGGGCAGGGCGATTCCGCGCAGCCCGCCGGCGGGGGCGATGCTTCCGGCGGAGAAAATCAGGGCGGACAGGGCCAGCCGCCGCAGGACGGCGGAACGGAATCCCAGGAATAACCGCAGTCAGGCCGTAATGTCGGTTCCCAGCCATTTGCCGGAGCGGAATCGGAAGTAAAACACCGCCGCCACCACGAACACATAAAAAATCATCCACAGCCATACCAGTTCCATGCCGGCGTGCAGTTTGTTTATAAGGTAATAGGAGGGGGGCACAAACAAAGTCCATGCGCAGATGGTGGCGGCCGCCATCTGAAAGCGCGTGTCTCCGGCGCCGCGTATGGCGTCGCTGTAGATTATGCCTATCCCGTCAAAAATTATGAAAACCGCCAGCAGCCGTATCAGCGGGAGGGCGGCCCGCTCCACTGCGGCGAACTGCGCGTCCCCGGCGGCGCCGAACATCCCGGTAAACAGCGACGGCGCGGCAAGCAGGCACAGCGCGACCCCGCCCAGATATAATACCGCCAGCTTCACCGCGCTGTTGACCGAACGCACGGCAATATCCGGCCGCTTGCCGCCGATATACTGGCCCACAAGGGTCTGGGCCGCCATCCCTATTCCCAGCACCGGCATGAAGGCCATCATGTTTATGGAGAATATGATGTTGTTTGCCGCCAGCGCAGCCGCGCCGGCATTGCCCACCAGGAAAATGAACACCGTAAACGATGCCACATCCAGCATGAAGCCTATGCCGTTGGGCGTGCCGTATTTCAGCATCTGCATCAGCACGTCCGGCCTGGGGGACAGCAGCTTTGCCGTGCGGTATTTGCGCCTGTTCCGCGCCGACAGTATAAGCGCAAGATACGCCGCCGCCATTATCGCGTTTCCGGCTACAAGCGCGTAGGCCGCGCCGCGTATCCCCATGCCCAGGAAGAAAATCAGCAGCCATGAAAGCAGTATGTTGGCCCCGTTGCCGGCCAGGTTCACCGCCATTGTTATTTTCGTCCTGCCCCTGCCGGTGAAAAACGAGGAAAGCGCCGAGTTAAGCGGCAGCAGCCAGCCGCCCAGCATCAGTATGGCGAAATACTGCCGCTCCAGTATCTTAACCGCAGGCGCATGGCCGCTTGCGTTTATTATGTAAAGCCCCAGCGGCAGCATGGCCGCTATCGCGGCGCCGGATAACAGTGAAAGCCATGCCCCCTGCCAAAGCGACACGCTCATCCGCGCGTA from Elusimicrobiales bacterium carries:
- a CDS encoding MATE family efflux transporter; this translates as MQTDMERRHANSSRAEEGGIAQVWRLAYPLSVSTASSTIMQVVNRIFLSRVSSDALAACVPAGILSFAFMTFFMGLAGYTNVFVAQHYGGKRYARMSVSLWQGAWLSLLSGAAIAAMLPLGLYIINASGHAPAVKILERQYFAILMLGGWLLPLNSALSSFFTGRGRTKITMAVNLAGNGANILLSWLLIFFLGMGIRGAAYALVAGNAIMAAAYLALILSARNRRKYRTAKLLSPRPDVLMQMLKYGTPNGIGFMLDVASFTVFIFLVGNAGAAALAANNIIFSINMMAFMPVLGIGMAAQTLVGQYIGGKRPDIAVRSVNSAVKLAVLYLGGVALCLLAAPSLFTGMFGAAGDAQFAAVERAALPLIRLLAVFIIFDGIGIIYSDAIRGAGDTRFQMAAATICAWTLFVPPSYYLINKLHAGMELVWLWMIFYVFVVAAVFYFRFRSGKWLGTDITA
- a CDS encoding clostripain-related cysteine peptidase, coding for MMRKNSVFFALAFAAFVCAAPRCASASTVLSELKGLGGDIAEPPMPQDPKPDNDLQPGRESEWTVMVYINGKTDPRGEVDQAIKSMEQAGSTKDVKIVVEASRNDWNDNGRIWSGSKRLFIANPEDNLRTVTLQSKERSDKDDWRNIAKFAVYAKKNFPARHYMVVLWDRAALKPLQKSSAGARDGDAEDAESSGAEIGGGGDNTVVEMGEVMQRISRTLRKKIDIFALDAGNMADASVNAQIYNNTEYIVSAQGDCFNLRYEKFLGALRKSPFMQGDDVAKSAVFSYRDYYSVASKKPTTLSAVKSEKMRELAQSLRSLSEKGRRQGDVSAMKKLRPLEFEFKDESGQTNTDFKDLGDFAKLGSGAKSGVKDAPLRQALKNIRRALSGQSLVIANGPTGKYRGKATGISVYLPKKDYKNEFDATALAKDSDWDKFAKKLAGKDGQGDSAQPAGGGDASGGENQGGQGQPPQDGGTESQE
- a CDS encoding integrase core domain-containing protein, coding for MQFLYIIHIDWCVKLCWISRAKHWLMALNMAANQQFPDGIRGHGVNLMSDNGSQPTSAGFMEACAAMGVKQAFTGYNNPKGNADTERMFRTLKEELIWLKEWQSPQELAKEPESWIEGYNGSYLHSALGYRPPNAAEASYYAGQKKRTYGPPI